The following nucleotide sequence is from Achromobacter spanius.
GCGACGCCGAGCGTTCCGTGGCCATGCTGGCCGCACACTACCGCAAGACCGCGCAATTCATCGAACGCATCATTTCACAGCCCGACACCCAGGCACGACATGCATAACGCCGAGATCGATCTTTTCTTTTCCTCTATCGCCGAGCGCGACGTGCAATACAACGCGCGCGAATCCGTGGCCGACTTCGACGCCTGCGTGCGCCGCTACGCGGAGTCGTCGGCGCGGGTACGCTCGCGTCGCCCCGGCGTGCTGGACCTGCGCTACGGCATGGGCCAGGACGAACGGCTGGACCTGTTCCTGCCCGCCGCGTCCCACGCGCCCGCGCCGCTGTTCGTGTTCATTCATGGCGGCTACTGGCGCGCGCAGCGCAAGGAAGACGCGCCCGTGATGGCCGAGGCCTTCAACGCGGCGGGCGCGGCGGTGGCCACGCTGGAATACACGCTGGTGCCCGAAGCCACGCTGGGCGAAGTGGTGCGCGAAGTGCGTTCCGCCGTGGCCTGGCTGTACCAGAACGTGGCGGCCTACGGCGTGGACCCCAAGCGCATCTACGTGAGCGGCAGCTCGGCCGGCGGCCACCTGGCCGGCATGCTGGCGGCACCCGGCTGGCCCGCGCGCTATGGCGTGCCGGACGACATCATCAAGGGCACGCTGGCTTTGTCTGGCCTGTTCGATCTGCGTCCGCTCTGCGACATCCTGCCCAACACCTGGCTGCGACTGACGCCGGAGCAGGCCGCGCATCAAAGCCCCATCTTCAATCTGCCCGAGCGCGCCGGCCCCATGCTGCTGGCCGTGGGCGGGCTGGAGACGCAGGGCTTCAAGAACCAGACGAGCGCGTTCGAGGCGGCCTGGAACGCGGCGGGCCTGGCGTCCACCCGCATTCCCACGCCGCACTGCAATCACTTTGACCTGGTCAACGAGCTGGAAGACCCGGACAGCGCGCTGACCCGGGCCACGCTGGCGATGATGGGGCTGGCCGCCCGTTGAGGGCCAGCGCTGATGGCCGCCGCGCATGGCTGACCTGAAACTCCTGGAAGACCTGATCGCGCTGGCGCGCACGGGCAGTTTCGTGCGCGCCGCCGAACTGCGCCACGTGACGCATCCCGCATTCGGGCGGCGCATCCGCGCGCTGGAAGCCTGGGCGGGCGCGCCGCTGGTCGAACGCCAGCACCTGCCCGTGACGCTGACCCCGGAAGGCGAGGCGCTGCTCCGGACGGCCACGCAGGTGGTCGAGCAGATGGGGCTGGTGCGCCATCGCATCAGCAGCTCGGGCGCGGGTGGCGAAGCCGTGTTGCGCATCGCCACCGGCCGCAGCCTGGCCCGCACGTTGGTGGCGGACTGGATTGCGCGCTTGCGGCATCGCACGCCCAAGGTGCTGACCGAAGGCACGCAGGTTGAACTGTCGACCGGCCAGGCCAAAGACCTGGTGGTGCGCCTGGAGCAGGGCAAGGTGGACCTGCTGTGCTGCTACGAGCATCCGGCCTTGTCCGTGCCCTTGAGCCCGGCGCGCTACCGCTACATGACGCTGGCCACCGACAAGCTGGTGCCCGTAAGCCAGGTGGATGCGCGTGGCCGTACCCGATATACGCTGCAAGACGGCGGCCAGCCGGTGCCGCTGATCACCTACACGGGCGGCCTGGCGATGGAGCGCATTGTGGGCGACCGCCTGGAAACGACGCCCTATGCGCTGACGCCTTTCGTGCGCAGCGATTCGCTGGATGCCGCGCACGGCGCCGTTGCCAAGGGTCTGGGCGTGGCGTGGTTGCCATGGTCCATGGTGGCGGCGGATTGCCGTCGCGGGGCCTTGGCCGCGCTGGGCGGCCGCAGTGAAGAGATCGCTTTCGAGGTGCGCCTGTACCGTCCGCGCGCCCGCTTGACGGACCTGGCGGAGGCCGCCTGGGAGGCCACCGCCAACCGCAAGGTCTGACGCGCGCCGCTGCGTCAGCCGTTTTGGGCCAGGCCGGATCGGCACGAAGATGTGCCGTTTCGGCACAGTGGGTGGCCGGGGCACCCGTGAAAATACAAGCCTATACCTCCAACGAGACGGCCACGCCGTCCACCTCAGCACCCCAAGGAAGAAAACATGAAATCTCACCTGCATACGCTGCGTGCAGCGCTTGTTGCGCTTTGTGCCGCCTCGGCCGTGGCGGCCGCGCCGTCCGCCGTCGCCGCCGATTACCCCTCCCGCAGCATTTCGCTGGTTGTTGGCTACCCCGCTGGCGGTAGCCTGGACTTGACCGCGCGCCTGTTGGGCGAAGAGCTGGGCAAGCGCCTGGGCCAGACCGTCGTGGTTGAAAACGTGGGCGGCGCTGGCGGCACCATCGGTGCGCAGCGCGTGGCGCGCGCCGCACCCGATGGCTATACGATTTTCCTGGGCTCCACCAACGAAATGGTGATTGCCCGCATGATCAACACCGCGGTGAAGTACGACAGCGCCAAGGATTTCACCCCCTTGGGCCTGGTGGCGTCGCAGCCGATGCTGCTGGCCGCCAGCAAGAATTCCGGCGTCAAGACGGCGGCGGAGTATCTGCAGAAGCTGCGTGGCGCGGAAGCGGGCACGTTCAATTACGGCTCGTCCGGCGTGGGCACCACCTTGCACCTGGCCGGTGAAATGATCAACCGGGCCACCGGTACGCGCGCCGAACACGTGCCGTACCGTGGCGTGTCGCCCCTGGTCACGGACCTGATGAGCGGACAGCTGGACTTCGGCATGCTGGTGCTGTCTTCGGGGCTGCCGCAAGTACGCAGCGGCAACATCGTGGCGCTGGGCCTGACCGAAAACAAGCGTTCGCCGGCCGCGCCTGAAATTGCGCCGCTGGCCGCAACACCGGGTTTTGAATCCGTCGACATCAACCTGTGGTTCGCGCTGTATGGCCCGGCCGGCCTGCCGGAGCCGGTAGTCGCCAAGCTGCGCGGCGCGCTGGACGAGACGCTGAAGTCGGATCAGTTCCGCGGCAAGTTGCAGGACGCGGGCGGTGAAATCGCCAAGCCGGGTGTGGATCTGGCGGCCTACCAGGTTGAAGAAACGAAGAAGTATGGCGCGCTGGTCAAGGCCGCCAAGATCGAAGCGCAATAAATCAGGCGCCAGCCCAAGCTCTTGCCACACCGGAATCAAGCGGATCACACCATGGAATTCAAGCTACCCGTTCCCGACCTGAGCGCCGAGCGCGCGGGCAATACCGACACGCCGGGCGTCTGGCATTTTGATTCGGGCGTGCCGGGGCGGGCGCTGATGGTGACCGCGCTGGTGCATGGCAACGAGCTGTGCGGCGCCTGGGCGCTGAAAGATCTGCTGGCGGCCGGCGTCAAGCCGCGCCGTGGCAGCCTGACGCTGGCCTTTTGCAACCTGAACGCCTTCGATCGCTTTGACCACGCCAACCATGACGCCTCGCGTTTTGTGGCCGAAGACATGAACCGCGTCTGGAGCGCCGAGCGTCTGGACAACCCCACCACGCCCGACCGCCAGCGCGGCGCTGAGCTGCGCCCCTGGGTGCAGCGCGCGGATTGGTTGCTGGACCTGCATTCCATGCACGAGCCGGGCGCGCCCTTGCTGCTGACGGGCGTACTGCCGCGCAACATCGCGCTGGCGCGTCGGCTGAAAGCGCCGCAGCACGTGATCGTGGACGCGGGCCACAAGGACGGCGTGCGGATGCGTGACTTCGCGCAGTTCGGCGAGCCCGCGCGTGAAGACGCCTGCGCCTTGCTGATCGAATGTGGTTTCCATGGCGAGTTGGCCTCGCGCGATGTCGCCCGCGACATGGTGGCCCGCATGCTGGTGGAGTCGAAGGTGCTGGACGCGGCTGATGTGCCGGCCGGCTGGCGCTTGCCGGACCCGGCGGCGCAGCGCGTGCTGGAAGTGACGGACGCCGTGGTCGCGCCGTCGATGGATGTGACGTTTGCGCAGCCATGGACGGGCCTGGAAACGTTGGAGCAGGCCGGCTCGGTGATCGGCTGGGCGGACGGCCAGCCCATCGTGACGCCTTACGATAACTGCACGCTGATCATGCCGTCGTTGCGGCAGTTGAAGCCCGGCGTGACGGTGGTGAGGTTGGCCCGCGATTACGTGGGCTAATTACGCGGGCTGATTACGCGGGCTATCGCGGGGGTTGATCGCGCGGGCTGAACCCCCGCGCAAAAGCCCCGCGTGGGACGCCCGCGTTATTTCTGCGGCGTGTACCGCAGTTCGTCCAGCTCGTAGCCTTGGGCCTTGGCGGCAGCCAGGGCCTTGTCCAATTCTTCCTTGGGCAATTGGGGCGAACGCGACAATATCCACAAGTACTTGCGATCGGGCGTGCCCACCACGGCCCAACGGTATTCGGGGTCCAGGCCGATGACCCAGTAGTCGCCCTTGAACGGCTTGAAGAAGGTGACTTCCAGCTTGGCGTTGTTGCTGCCTTCCACGACGGTGGCGGTGCCGGATGCGGAATCAATGTCGCCATCCTTGGTGCGGCAGCGATTGTTCACGCCGACGGTGCCATCGGCATTCGCGGTGTATTCCGCGGTGGTGTCGCCCACGCAGTTGCGCTGGAAGAACATGGGGAAATTCGCGATTTCGTACCACATGCCGGCGTAGCGTTTCAGGTCCACCGATTCCACGGTCTGCATGGGCGGCGGCGCGGCGTGGGCGATGCCCACACTGGCGGCCAAGGCCATCAGGAATGTTGCGGTGCGGCGCATGAAAAAAACCTCCGGAGTAACGGATAAGGAATTGAGCCACGGCGCGCCTGCCCGTTGGGCACGCGCGCCGCGAACGCAAACCCTAACGATACGCTTTATTTACGCGGCGCTTTCAGAGCGTCGTGATAGCGGGCCACGTAGGTGGCGAAGTCCACCGTGTCCGATTCCTCAAGGCGTTGCTGTTCCTGCGTGGATTGCACCGCCGCCTGCTGATAGGCCGCCGCCACGTCCGCGGGCAGTGCCTGCGCACGCAGCGTGTTGGCGTGCTTGGCGCTTTGCGCCAAGGAGTAGTCGTGAAACGACATGCCGCTTTGCGTCAGGGCTTCCAGCAGGCGTGCCGACGGGGTGGTGTCAGGCTGATCCAGCTTGAGCCGTTGCGCGGCCAGGGCGTCCGCGTAGGCGGTGCCGCCCAGGGCCGAATCAAACAGCGCGGCATAGGGCGCGATCTGGTCCAGAAGATCGTGACCCCACTGCGGCAGCGCCACGGCCTGGCCGTCGCGGTCCAGCGTCAGACCGGGCTTGCGGCCTTCTTTGACCACCGTGGAAAAATTGTCGGCGCTGCGTTGACAGTAGCCGTTAGCGGGAAAGAAGGGGCTGTCGGACGCCGCGCAGAACAGCAGGAAGGCGTCCACGAAGCGGCTCGTGCTGGCATCGATGCCCACGGGCGATTCGGGGTCGATATCCAGGCAGCGCACTTCCACGTACTGCACGCCGCGTTCCGCGAGCGCGGTGATGGGGCGTTCGCAGCGGCCGGTGGCGCGCTTGGGGCGGATGCTGGAGTAGTACTCGTTTTCGATCTGCAGCACGTTGGTGTTCAGCTGGATCCATTCGCCGTTGCGGTGCGTGCCGATCTTTTCGTAATCGGGCCAGGGTTTTGTCACGGCGTCGTACAGGCGGCCCAGGAAGGTGTCGAGGTCGTTGTAGCAAAGCTTGAGCTGCGACTGCGCCTTGTTCTGGTAGCCAAGATCGCTCATGCGCAAGCTGGTGGCGTAGGGCAGGTAGAGCGTATGGTCGCCCAGGCGTTGCAGCGGGTGGTCCTGGCCGCGCAGGAAGTCGCTGGCCAGCGCGGGGGCCGCGCCAAACAGGTACATCAGCAGCCAGGAATAGCGCGTGAAGTTGCGGATCAGGCTGATATAGCCGCGCGAACGGCGGTCTTGCGCGGAGCCGGCCTGCGTGTCCAGCACCGACCACAGATCTTCCGGCAGCGAGAAGTTGTAATGCACGCCGGCAATGCATTGCATTGTCTTGCCATAGCGTTCGGCCAGCCCGCGGCGATACACATGCTTGAGCATGCCCGTGTTGGACTTGCCGTACCAAGCGATGGGAATGTCCGCTTCGGCGGGCAGCGTGGCGGGCATGGACTGGTTCCAGATCAGCTCGTGGTCCAGCACGCTGTAGACGTGGCGGTGGGTGTTGGTGAGCTCGGCCAGCAGCGCATCCACATCGGTGTGCGTGCCCGTGATCAGTTCCAGCAGCGATTCGGAGTAATCGGTGGTGACGTGTTCATTGGTCAGCGCCGAACCCAGGCCGGCAGGGTGGGGCGTGCGGGACAAAATGCCCTGCTCGTCCACGCGCAGGCCTTCTTTTTCAATGCCTCGCAGCGTCTGGGTCAGCAGCGAGCGGTTGGCCTCTAGGCGGGAGAGGCGGTTGGCGGCGGTATCAGTCACGGATTCTTCTCGTTGGGGTCTGTCGCGGGATTTTACGGGGTGCCGGCCTCCTGTGCCGAGGGAGTCAATACAGGGGGCAGGGACAATGCCTGTGCCGTGCGCGCCAGCCATTCGTCCAGGTCAGCATAAACCGGATCAGAAATAGGGGCCGTTTCATTGAAGATCTCGTGCCAGGCGCTGTCGTACCAGCGCAGGGTCAGCAATTCGGCGGGCGCGCGCTGGGCGAATTGGCGGCTGCCCTCGGCCGCGACGATGGAGTCATCCCCCGCCACCATCAGCAGGGTGCGGCAGGGCAGCAGGCCGGCTTCGCGCAGGGATTCGCGGCCGTTTTCATCGACGAAGCGGGCCAGCCGGCCCGTCATGCGCCGCCGCACCAAGGGGTCGGACCGGTAGGCTTTGACGACGGCCCGGTCGTGCGAGATACGCGCGGGCGCCAGGCCGTGGGGCACGCGCAGGTCAGGGGCATGCAGCGACATCCAGGTCAGCGTGCGGCGCACCCACAGGGGCACGTTGACGACAAAGGGCGGCGAGCTCAGGACCAGCGCGTCCAGTTCGGCCATGCGGCGCAGGGCGACACGCACGGCCACCAGCGCGCCCAGGCTATGGGCCAGCAAGATGGGTGGGCGGCCCTGGGCCTGGGTCCAGGCCTGCAGGCGGTCCACGGCGTCGTGAACCAGATCGTCCTGGTGGCTCAGGGTGGCGGGCGGGCCGCCCGACCGCCCATGGCCGCGGTGGTCATGCGCGCCCACGGTCCAGCCGCGGGCGGCCAGCCAACGGGCCAGGCGGTCGTAGCGGCCGGCGTGTTCGCTTAGCCCATGCATCAGGTAGACGCTGGGGGTGCCGGGGCCGGTGATGGGGGCGGGCACATTGGGGGCGGCGGGCCAAAGATAGTTGGCCAAGGGGGTGCCGTCGGGCGCGGGGGTCATGGAAATCGGCGACAATTTCAGCCTTCCTAGAAATGAATGGGCCCGTCGGGTCACGGTAATGACGATTTCATCGCTGTTTCGTTTCATGTTCAAGAAAGCCGGCCTGATTGTGGGGCTGGCCTTGCTGGTGGCGGCGTGCTCGCCCCGTTACAACTGGCGGGAAGTCGACGTGGCCGATGGCCATGTGCGCGCGGCATTCCCGGACCGCGTGTCCACCGATAGCCGCGACCTGCGCCTGGATACTCATACCTTGCGTTTTACCCTGTCGACCGCGACCGTGGGCGAAGCCGTGTTCGCGATCGGGTCCGCGCCGCTGCCGCCCGAGATGGCGGCGGACCCGGCTGCCCGGCAGGCGCTGGGCATGGCGCTGATGCAGTCCCTGTACACCAACATGCAGGCGCCGCCGCCCGCACAATGGCCAGCCTACGGGCAGGTCATTGAGGTGCACGGCAAGGCCATGGGCAAGCCGGGATGGCTGCAGGCCAGGGTCTGGGTGACCGACACGATGCTGATCGAAGCGGTGGCCGCCGGCACGACGGAAAGCCTGCCCCCGGAACGCGCGCGGGAATTCCTGCAGTCAGTGGTGATCAAGCCCGGCGCGCCCAGCCAGCCTGGCCAGCCCAGCCAGCCCAGCCAGCCCAGCCAGCCGGCGATCCCTGCCGGCGTTTCTGGCGGTATCCCAGAACCCGCCAGCCCCGTCAGGTAATGACGGTGTCCAGCAGCCCCTGGCGCAGCGCCGCCACCACCGCGGCCCTGCGGCCCCGCACGCCCAGCTTGGCGCAGGCGTTGCGCAGGTGGAAATTCACGGTGCTTTCACTGACGCCCAGGATGCGGCTGGTTTCCCAACTGGTCTTGCCCGCCGCCGACCAGAACAGGCACATGGCCTGGCGGTCGGACAGCGTTTTCGGGGCTGGCAGCGCTGATAGTGGCGAGAGCGGCGCCAGCGGTGGCCCCAGCGCCGACAGCGGCCCGCCGCCCTGGGCAAGCTCTGGGTGGAACGCGCACAAGCGTTGAAAGGCGGACGACCGCGGGAACGTGGACGAACGCGGGAAAGTGGGCATGCGACGGCTGGCGGTCATGGCGGCTGGGGGTACGAAGCCCCGTCATTGAAGTTGCTGCATGCTGCGGCCGCCACGGGCGCTGCGCAAGCATTGATGCGTACGCGCATTGATCTCCTTATCTCTAACGGAATAGCTGTATGTTTGCCATCGCCCAGTTCTACCTTTCAGCCATTGTGCTGATGCTGCCCTTGCTGTCCTGCGTGGGCATCGGGGTGTTCTGGGGCAAGCGCGACATCCCCTTTGGCGGCGCGTTCATCACTACGCTGGTGACCTCGGTGACCACCCCCGCGCTGGTGTTCCACACCTTCGTCACGACCCACCTGGACGACCGCGCGTTGGCCGACATTGTTGGCGCTACGCTCTTGGCCTTGCTGCTGTGCGCGCTGATCGGTGCGCTGCTGCTCAAGGTCTGGAAGCTGCCCGTGCTTACGTTGCTGCCCACTGCGTGCCTGCCGAACGCCGGCAACCTGGGGCTGCCGATCTCGCAACTGGCGTTTGGCGACGCGGGCCTGTCGGTGGCGGTGGCGTTTTTTGCGGTGAACTCATTCGTCATGCACACGGTGGCCGTGCGGCTGCTGCCCGGCGTCAACACCAAGGGCAGTTGGAAAAGCCCTATTTTGCTGGCGTCGGTGGTGGCGGTGGCAATGCGCTTGTTGCACATTCCAGTTCCCGAATGGCTGATTGAAACAGCCCGTATGCTGGGCGCCGTCACGGTGCCGCTGATGCTGCTGAGCCTGGGCCACGCCTTGGCGCTGATCCCGTCCAATGGCCTGCGCGACGGCGCCAAGGTGGCGGCGATCCGGCTGGTGGTGGGCCTGGGGGCCGGACTGGCCGTGGTGTGGGCGCTGGACCTGGAACCCGTGCTGGGCGGGGCGCTGACCCTGCAGATGGCCATGCCCTGCGCCGTGGTCAGCTATATGTATGCCAAGCGCTACACGACGATGGGCGACACCGCGGCAGGCGCGGTGCTGGTGTCGACGGTGGTGTTCCTGCTGCTGGCGCCGCTGATGCTGTGGTTCACGCATGGGGCATAGCGGCGCGGCTGGGCACGCGAAGTAGGGCGTGGCGGGGTGCGAAGCATGGCGCGGCCAGGTACGCGAAGCATGACGCGGCCACACCGGCTACTTCAAGCCGCCCCGGCCATGTCGCGCAACTGCGCCATGAGCGCGTCGGGGATGTCCACGCCATGCTTGATGGCGGCGTCGCGCAGTTTGCGGCGGCGGTCGCCGGGCAGGCGCACGCCGTCGTCTTCCAGCATGGCGTCCACCAGGGTCTCGACGCGTTCCAGATAGGCGTTGTTGCCGGCCAGCGCGCCGGGGTCGATCGCCATGAACGCCTGCCCCAACCGGGCGGGGCCGCCCGCGTCGACAAAGAACGATTCCGTTTCGAAGCCGAAGTGCGCGCCCGTCAGCGCGCAGGCCAGCAGTTCGACAATCAACGCCAGCATGGCTCCCTTGACGCCGCCCGCCGGCAGCATGCTGCCCGCCAGACCGGCCTTGGGGTCGGTGGTGGGTTGGCCATCCGCGTCCAGCGCCCAGCCCAGCGGAATGGGCTGGTTGTCGCGCGCGGCGATCATCAGCTTGCCGCGCGCCACTTGCGACAGCGACATATCGATCACCAGCCTTGCGCCGTTGCGCCGGGGAAAGACCGCCGCGATGGGGTTGGTGCCGAACAGCGGGCGCTTGCCGCCCCAGGCGGGCATGGCGGCGGGGGAATTGCTCAGGGCCAGCGCCACCAGCCCGGCGTCCGCCAGGGCTTCAAGGTGGTAGGCGGCTTCACCGAAATGATGGCTGTTGGCCACGCCGATGAAGGCGATGCCGTGCTCACGGGCGCGCAGCGCGGCTTGTTCGACCGCCATCGCGCAGGCGGGAAACGCCAGGCCCGAGCCCGCGTCGATCAGCGCCGCGCCACCGCGTTCATGCACGATTTTCGGCACGGCCGAGCCGATGGCGCGGCCCGCGCGCAGGTGCCCCGCATAGAACGGCACGCGCGACAGACCGTGCGAACTGATGCCCTGGCTTTCCGCAAAAACCAAGGCGCGGGCGGTGCTGTCCGCCATGGCCGGATTGGCGCCGGCGGCGGCCAGCGCGGCGGCCGCCAGATGTTGCAGTTCGTCCAGATAGATATGAGCCATAGCCTTCCTGTCAGGGGGGCGCGCGCGTCCGGTCGAAAGTGGGGCGCCGCCAGCAGGCACGATTGTCCCACCAGCCTGAGGTGGCTGCAGCATCCGCAAGCAGTGCTAGAATTCTTTTCGCTGTACCCATGCAGCACCCATATTTCGGCGCCGATTTGCCTGATCCGCTTGCGGGCGCCTTCCAATAAATCCAGCTAAAGAGGTCCGTATGACCACTCCTGCCCAACATTTGGCCGGTGATCTGGCCGCTGATCCGGCCAACGGGTTCGTCCCCGCCACCGTCACGACTTCCGACACCGTTGATCCCGGTTCCGTCGGCCTGGTCGCACCCACCTTCATCCGCTTCGATGAGCCGCTGCCTTTGCTTAGCGGCCAGTCGCTGGCTGCCTACGAACTGGCCGTGGAAACCTACGGCACGCTCAACGCCCAGCGCAGCAACGCGGTCTTGATCTGCCACGCGCTGAACGCCTCGCACCATGTTGCCGGGCTAGCGGCCGACAACCCCAGCGATGTCGGCTGGTGGGACAACATGGTGGGCCCCGGCAAGCCGGTGGACACCAATATCTTCTTTGTGATCGGCGTCAACAACCTGGGCTCGTGCTTTGGTTCGACCGGCCCGGCAAGCATCAACCCCGCCACCGGCAAGCCCTGGGGCGCGGCGTTTCCCGTGTTGACGGTGGAAGACTGGGTGCGCGCCCAGGCCCGTGTGGCCGACCACTTCGGCATCGACCGCTTCGCGGCCGTGATGGGCGGATCCTTGGGCGGCATG
It contains:
- a CDS encoding helix-turn-helix domain-containing protein, which codes for MPAPKTLSDRQAMCLFWSAAGKTSWETSRILGVSESTVNFHLRNACAKLGVRGRRAAVVAALRQGLLDTVIT
- a CDS encoding LysR family transcriptional regulator — encoded protein: MADLKLLEDLIALARTGSFVRAAELRHVTHPAFGRRIRALEAWAGAPLVERQHLPVTLTPEGEALLRTATQVVEQMGLVRHRISSSGAGGEAVLRIATGRSLARTLVADWIARLRHRTPKVLTEGTQVELSTGQAKDLVVRLEQGKVDLLCCYEHPALSVPLSPARYRYMTLATDKLVPVSQVDARGRTRYTLQDGGQPVPLITYTGGLAMERIVGDRLETTPYALTPFVRSDSLDAAHGAVAKGLGVAWLPWSMVAADCRRGALAALGGRSEEIAFEVRLYRPRARLTDLAEAAWEATANRKV
- a CDS encoding AEC family transporter — translated: MFAIAQFYLSAIVLMLPLLSCVGIGVFWGKRDIPFGGAFITTLVTSVTTPALVFHTFVTTHLDDRALADIVGATLLALLLCALIGALLLKVWKLPVLTLLPTACLPNAGNLGLPISQLAFGDAGLSVAVAFFAVNSFVMHTVAVRLLPGVNTKGSWKSPILLASVVAVAMRLLHIPVPEWLIETARMLGAVTVPLMLLSLGHALALIPSNGLRDGAKVAAIRLVVGLGAGLAVVWALDLEPVLGGALTLQMAMPCAVVSYMYAKRYTTMGDTAAGAVLVSTVVFLLLAPLMLWFTHGA
- a CDS encoding alpha/beta hydrolase; protein product: MHNAEIDLFFSSIAERDVQYNARESVADFDACVRRYAESSARVRSRRPGVLDLRYGMGQDERLDLFLPAASHAPAPLFVFIHGGYWRAQRKEDAPVMAEAFNAAGAAVATLEYTLVPEATLGEVVREVRSAVAWLYQNVAAYGVDPKRIYVSGSSAGGHLAGMLAAPGWPARYGVPDDIIKGTLALSGLFDLRPLCDILPNTWLRLTPEQAAHQSPIFNLPERAGPMLLAVGGLETQGFKNQTSAFEAAWNAAGLASTRIPTPHCNHFDLVNELEDPDSALTRATLAMMGLAAR
- a CDS encoding succinylglutamate desuccinylase/aspartoacylase domain-containing protein, which codes for MEFKLPVPDLSAERAGNTDTPGVWHFDSGVPGRALMVTALVHGNELCGAWALKDLLAAGVKPRRGSLTLAFCNLNAFDRFDHANHDASRFVAEDMNRVWSAERLDNPTTPDRQRGAELRPWVQRADWLLDLHSMHEPGAPLLLTGVLPRNIALARRLKAPQHVIVDAGHKDGVRMRDFAQFGEPAREDACALLIECGFHGELASRDVARDMVARMLVESKVLDAADVPAGWRLPDPAAQRVLEVTDAVVAPSMDVTFAQPWTGLETLEQAGSVIGWADGQPIVTPYDNCTLIMPSLRQLKPGVTVVRLARDYVG
- a CDS encoding alpha/beta hydrolase yields the protein MTPAPDGTPLANYLWPAAPNVPAPITGPGTPSVYLMHGLSEHAGRYDRLARWLAARGWTVGAHDHRGHGRSGGPPATLSHQDDLVHDAVDRLQAWTQAQGRPPILLAHSLGALVAVRVALRRMAELDALVLSSPPFVVNVPLWVRRTLTWMSLHAPDLRVPHGLAPARISHDRAVVKAYRSDPLVRRRMTGRLARFVDENGRESLREAGLLPCRTLLMVAGDDSIVAAEGSRQFAQRAPAELLTLRWYDSAWHEIFNETAPISDPVYADLDEWLARTAQALSLPPVLTPSAQEAGTP
- a CDS encoding lipocalin family protein gives rise to the protein MRRTATFLMALAASVGIAHAAPPPMQTVESVDLKRYAGMWYEIANFPMFFQRNCVGDTTAEYTANADGTVGVNNRCRTKDGDIDSASGTATVVEGSNNAKLEVTFFKPFKGDYWVIGLDPEYRWAVVGTPDRKYLWILSRSPQLPKEELDKALAAAKAQGYELDELRYTPQK
- a CDS encoding Bug family tripartite tricarboxylate transporter substrate binding protein; this encodes MKSHLHTLRAALVALCAASAVAAAPSAVAADYPSRSISLVVGYPAGGSLDLTARLLGEELGKRLGQTVVVENVGGAGGTIGAQRVARAAPDGYTIFLGSTNEMVIARMINTAVKYDSAKDFTPLGLVASQPMLLAASKNSGVKTAAEYLQKLRGAEAGTFNYGSSGVGTTLHLAGEMINRATGTRAEHVPYRGVSPLVTDLMSGQLDFGMLVLSSGLPQVRSGNIVALGLTENKRSPAAPEIAPLAATPGFESVDINLWFALYGPAGLPEPVVAKLRGALDETLKSDQFRGKLQDAGGEIAKPGVDLAAYQVEETKKYGALVKAAKIEAQ
- the gshA gene encoding glutamate--cysteine ligase, with the protein product MTDTAANRLSRLEANRSLLTQTLRGIEKEGLRVDEQGILSRTPHPAGLGSALTNEHVTTDYSESLLELITGTHTDVDALLAELTNTHRHVYSVLDHELIWNQSMPATLPAEADIPIAWYGKSNTGMLKHVYRRGLAERYGKTMQCIAGVHYNFSLPEDLWSVLDTQAGSAQDRRSRGYISLIRNFTRYSWLLMYLFGAAPALASDFLRGQDHPLQRLGDHTLYLPYATSLRMSDLGYQNKAQSQLKLCYNDLDTFLGRLYDAVTKPWPDYEKIGTHRNGEWIQLNTNVLQIENEYYSSIRPKRATGRCERPITALAERGVQYVEVRCLDIDPESPVGIDASTSRFVDAFLLFCAASDSPFFPANGYCQRSADNFSTVVKEGRKPGLTLDRDGQAVALPQWGHDLLDQIAPYAALFDSALGGTAYADALAAQRLKLDQPDTTPSARLLEALTQSGMSFHDYSLAQSAKHANTLRAQALPADVAAAYQQAAVQSTQEQQRLEESDTVDFATYVARYHDALKAPRK
- a CDS encoding Ldh family oxidoreductase; the encoded protein is MAHIYLDELQHLAAAALAAAGANPAMADSTARALVFAESQGISSHGLSRVPFYAGHLRAGRAIGSAVPKIVHERGGAALIDAGSGLAFPACAMAVEQAALRAREHGIAFIGVANSHHFGEAAYHLEALADAGLVALALSNSPAAMPAWGGKRPLFGTNPIAAVFPRRNGARLVIDMSLSQVARGKLMIAARDNQPIPLGWALDADGQPTTDPKAGLAGSMLPAGGVKGAMLALIVELLACALTGAHFGFETESFFVDAGGPARLGQAFMAIDPGALAGNNAYLERVETLVDAMLEDDGVRLPGDRRRKLRDAAIKHGVDIPDALMAQLRDMAGAA